The DNA region GAAGATGGTCAGGAATGATCGCATAGCGGTCGTAATAAAGAATCACTACACATCGCTGAACGTCCCTGTCACACCCGAAAGAGAAAAAATGTCCATGGTTCCAGAGGGATCGAAGGTGATAGAGAACCCCGTTGGTTCCGCCCCCGGCGTCGTGCTTGATATTGACAAATGCAGAATCATATTGCTTCCTGGAGTCCCAACAGAGATGGAAGCGCTCCTCTCACTGGCGAGAGATGAGTATATTTCAGACCGTTCATACTGCGAAAATTCCTCTGTTTTTGAGAGCATGATGGAGAGCACGCTAGCGCCTGAGATTACCAGGATAATGCGGAAGTACGATGGTAGAGTTTACATAAAGTCCCATCCGCTCAACACGGAGGGAACACTCCCAAGGATTGAGGTCGAGGTGTCCGCATATTCTGATAATATGGATAATTGCACCAGGCTGGTTAAGGAAGTGATGGCTGAAATAAGTAAATCGGCAGATGCTCTCAGGGGCAAGTGATATTCTTTTTCCCGAGATCATGATCTATTTTAAGAACCTGGGCTTAAAGCGGAACCTATCCTGTTTCAAAAATATCCTGCATTAGAATTAAGGGCTTGTTTGCAATTTTCCCAAGGAAATCAAAAATTTTCCGTCCGTCAGTGAAATCCCCCTTACTAATATCTTCGGTGCTAAGGAAAGGCAATCTGCTTTTGACCATTTCCCGGTAAAGCAACAACTTGAGCTCACCATGCTTCTCTTCCGCCAGCGAATCCATGAAGCTCCCATGACCGTTAAAGCTGGACATTGAGAACCGCTTAAGTTTCTTCCCGTAAAAATACCTGATTTCCTCTCCGTCTACTGCAATAAGATATATCCGCTCTAGATAATCGGATATGTCCCTAAAGTAGATTGTGTCATTTCCTCGATATACTGGCACTTCCATGACAAGATTTCCCCTCCACCTTGAGGTGAACCCCGTGACCAGGAGGTTGAACAGCTTGGTAGCATCTTCCGCATAACAAATAAAAACAATCTTCCTGTTTGGATAGCTTTTGATCTTGTGAAAGATCCTGTAGACATTCTCTAGGTCGGAACATTCGGCTTCCAGTATATATTCTGTAGCGTTGAATGTGAACAGTCCATCCGGCAGCATGCCATTGACCTTCTTCCCTGTGGCCAGCAAGACATTCTTTCCAGCAAGGTATTTTCCGAATCGATATATAAGATGATCATGCCTGCTTGTTACAGGTTCCAAGTTATCATCTGCCTCAATGTGAGAACCGAATTCTAAAATGCTCCTGTCCACTGCTTCATCAAACTCTGTCTCCGCGGTCTCCTTTATCATGCCTGGCCTGAAACTCATTGGCCCGGAGAGTCCTGTATCTCCCTGCGACCATATTACGGTATCGTGGACCCTCTGGTTCTTGATCACGTAGGAAAGTGTTCTGTCTTTCCTGCCGAGGCTGACTGTCCCTGACAGTAATCTTGAGTCTTCATCGGACACGTTGAAAATCACAAAATTCCTCACGTTTGAAAGAATAGAATTTCTCCTCAACTCCGTGAAAGAGGTTAGAGACTGCGTCACCAGGATAAGCCTTAGACCGTACTTTCTCCCTTCTCCCAGTAGTTTTTCAATGATGCTGGATTCAACAAGCTGGCATTCATCCACAATAACGTATGTCTCAACCGGTTTCCGAAGAGATAAATATTCAGACCAGAACCTTTGCAGGAAAATTGAAGTGATTATCCGTGACGTGTCCTCAGGCATTGAATTCTTGGAGATTTCAATAACGAAAGCGTGGTTCCCTTTTTCTATGGCTTCTCTCAGATTCAGTGAATCTCTTCTGGACGATATCAAAGGGGATACCGACCTGCTGGATATTAAGGGCACAAGTTTATTCAGTGCGCTGGAGACATATTCATTCCAGTTCCGCCAATCTTTCATCTGCATCAAGATAAAATCCCGCGTGGAAGCGTCCTGGGTCCTTTCCAATAGCAGGCGTAACTGGGAAGGATTTTCCAAGAGCCTTGCCAAGTCCCTGAGGGTTGAGTCTCTTTCCTGCCTTACCATCTCTGTGAGCAGGGTTCTGAATATGAATCCAAGTCTGGGCCCCCACGTGTTGCTAGACACCGATGATTCCCTGGAAAATAGTTCCCTGACCCACCCAAGGCTGTTTTCCGGATCAGTGCCTGTGGATGACGTGTTTATACCATTAAGCTGTATACAGTACTCCTTGCCGTCAAGGGTCTTGGTTCTTGGAGAGATATAAACGAGTTTCTTCATTTTGTTCCCGCCGACAAAGTTTCTTGCAAGCTTACCGTGAGGGTCAAGTAAAATTATGTTGCAGTCTTTTCTTTTGCTGATCTCATGAGCCATTTGTCCTACAAACACAGATTTACCGGTACCAGTTTTGCCAGCTATGATCATATGCCCCATGAGATCTTCCACGGGGATCGACACAGGACTTCCGTCAAGCAAGGATCCCATCATAATACCTTTATCAGAGTGGTAATGATTGGTATTCATTGATATCCAGGGGACATAATTATACATACCCGCTGGAATCGTTTACAAAAATAAATTATTTCCATGATCAGAACGACGACCCGAGGAGAAGAGAGGTTAATTGCAGCGTTCCCCAGACGATAACGGAGATGATCCACATCATGATGACCACGTAGTGGATTCCATGACTCTTCTTACCGCCATCGGCTATTTTCATAGCCATTCCAGATATGAATGCATGAAGGAAGAGTATGGCGAAGAGGAAGACTTCTATGCTGATGATTGTCGCCGTCGGCGGGCTGAAGAATATACCGTAAGCTGAGAGTGAACTGATCTGGAACTGCTTGAACACCTTATCAATGATTTCCAATATGCCGAATGATATGGCAAGGGAGAAAGCAAGTCCACCAGTGAGGCCGAATACTATGCCGGTGAACGTGTTGACTGCCAGTCTCCTTCTCCTCCTTAGCCTCGTGATCTTATCCACATTCTCGCTCACGATGTTTCCGGAGGCTGAGGCATCCGCCCCAAGTTCCACGCTCTCCACAAAGGATTCCGTGAACAGCTCAATAAGGTGAGATCCAGTATCCGCGCTGAAATTCCTCCACGCAACTAAATTGTCAATTCTGTAAACCAGCCTTTTGTAAAGGTTCTTTACATCTCTTGTCAGAATACCGAAATCATGGACGATCATTGATTTCATCGCATCAATGATCATGTTTCCCCTAGCAGAAGCCGAACCTGATAAGGAACGCATGAAGCTCCCGAACATGTCATCCTTCTTTCCTATGGTTTTCTCAAGCCTAGAACCAACGATGCTTGGCCAAGCCAGCGGCGTGACCACAAGGGTTGCGCTGAAGTAGAAAGGTATCATATCTACAAGCCTGGTGAAGTAAAGCACTGCGGCAACAGCCACAGAAAAAACTCCTGCAATAATGATCCTCTTCCGCTGCACCAGTTCCTCTTTAGTCTTTATGCCGGTACCGTGCCATATGGGATCGTTTGGGAGAACCATCTTAATTGCATAGACCAGCATGAATTCTCCTAGGGCTATGGTTATTAGGCTGAAACCCAAAAGGAGGAGAATGTTAACCGGCACGAGAACAGGCATGATAAGTATGAATGCTATCAGGAACGCAAAAGCAAGCAGCAATGAAACGTAAAGGTCCTTGTAAAGGTCAAATGTCGCCAGTGATGAAAGATACGCGGATTCGAAATTGCTCATGACCGCATCGGTTTCAAGGTTCACGAATTCCGTGAAATCCTGACCACTTTCCAGAGCCTGCCCAAACCTGTCAAGGAAGTCCGCGAAAAGGTCACTCGGCGTCTTCCTTGCAATGACATTGGCCGCTTCGGAAAGGCCCCGCCGCCAATTGGTGACAAGGTTCACGATTTTCTTGAGTTCGTCCTTTATTATTCCTATTTTTTCCTTCCTTGAAAGGATGTTCAGCACTTCAATTCTGTTCGACCCACTGGTTGAAAGCGTGGAAAGCGCCGTAACAAAAAACGGTATATTGGCGTTGATGTTTGCCCTCTTTGAGTCGCGCTCAATGATTGGCCTCAGGACCAGTCCAACCATAGCGAGAATGAATGTGATGCTTATGACAATCATGTCCATGGAATTTGTGATAATGTAAAGACCAAGGGAAACCCCAGCGGCTGCAGAAGAGGCCAATATCATGTAGACATCGTTTCGCCTGAACTCGATGTTCGAGAATTTCCCTAGCCTTATCACTTCTTCCATTCAGTTCACCCGTATACAGGCAGCCCTACATCTCCAGTCTGATAGAATTTCTTGACGAGGTCAAAAACCTGGAAATAAGCATTTATGTTGTTTTTCGCCATGTAATCTATTATTCTCGCTCTTTTGTTGAGCTCATCATAGATCAGTTTCGGATCCTCCAGGCCGGAGGTAACCGCGATTCTCTTTTCCAGAATATAACTGTTGTTCATTCCCCTGAAAGTGTGAGTATCAGTGGTTGGGTCCCATTGGAAAACCTGCTTTGTAGAAACACCGCCCAGTTCCTCATAGTAACCCTCAATCTCGTTGATACTGGTAGTTCTTCTCAGAAACCTTCCGTTAACATATACTGCCTGCTGGATCATGGCAATATTAAGGTTATCCATGAACGTAACAGGTATGTTGATCGGATCGCCGGTGAACCTCTGAATCATCTTCCTCACCGAGGCTGCATGGAACGTTGAAATGACGGGGTGCCCTGTCTGCATTGCCTGAAAAGCCATTGATCCTTCCGCCCCTCGTATTTCCCCCACTATGATGTAGTTAGGCCTCGATCTAAGGGCGGTTCTCAGCAAATCGAAAAGCGTTACCCTGCTGTCAGCTGCCCCCCTCTCTCTTGTTACAAGCTGCTGCCACGCTTCCTGAGGAGCCCTGATTTCAGGGGTGTCCTCCGCACTAAACACCTTCAGTTCCGGCCTGATAAAGGGAATTATTGCATTAACTACTGTGGTCTTCCCGCTAGCGGTTTCGCCGCATACAAAGACGCTTTGTCCGTATTCAAGAGCGAGCCAAACGTAAGCGGCTTCCTCTGCGCTGAGTGTATTGTACTGTACCAGCTGAATGATGCTTATGGGTATATCCGAGAATTTCCTTATGGTAAAGCTTGGACCCCTGGCTGACACGTCCATACTGTATATTACAGATAGCCTAGAGCCGTCTGGCAGTGTGGCGTCCACAATAGGAACCTTGTCGCTAACAGGCCTTCCAACCCTTTCGCTTATTCTCTTTGCAAAGAGCATTAACCTATTGTTGTCCCCAAAGGTTACGGTAGTTGTTA from Thermoplasmataceae archaeon includes:
- a CDS encoding competence damage-inducible protein A — encoded protein: KMVRNDRIAVVIKNHYTSLNVPVTPEREKMSMVPEGSKVIENPVGSAPGVVLDIDKCRIILLPGVPTEMEALLSLARDEYISDRSYCENSSVFESMMESTLAPEITRIMRKYDGRVYIKSHPLNTEGTLPRIEVEVSAYSDNMDNCTRLVKEVMAEISKSADALRGK
- a CDS encoding type IV secretion system DNA-binding domain-containing protein — translated: MYNYVPWISMNTNHYHSDKGIMMGSLLDGSPVSIPVEDLMGHMIIAGKTGTGKSVFVGQMAHEISKRKDCNIILLDPHGKLARNFVGGNKMKKLVYISPRTKTLDGKEYCIQLNGINTSSTGTDPENSLGWVRELFSRESSVSSNTWGPRLGFIFRTLLTEMVRQERDSTLRDLARLLENPSQLRLLLERTQDASTRDFILMQMKDWRNWNEYVSSALNKLVPLISSRSVSPLISSRRDSLNLREAIEKGNHAFVIEISKNSMPEDTSRIITSIFLQRFWSEYLSLRKPVETYVIVDECQLVESSIIEKLLGEGRKYGLRLILVTQSLTSFTELRRNSILSNVRNFVIFNVSDEDSRLLSGTVSLGRKDRTLSYVIKNQRVHDTVIWSQGDTGLSGPMSFRPGMIKETAETEFDEAVDRSILEFGSHIEADDNLEPVTSRHDHLIYRFGKYLAGKNVLLATGKKVNGMLPDGLFTFNATEYILEAECSDLENVYRIFHKIKSYPNRKIVFICYAEDATKLFNLLVTGFTSRWRGNLVMEVPVYRGNDTIYFRDISDYLERIYLIAVDGEEIRYFYGKKLKRFSMSSFNGHGSFMDSLAEEKHGELKLLLYREMVKSRLPFLSTEDISKGDFTDGRKIFDFLGKIANKPLILMQDIFETG
- a CDS encoding type II secretion system F family protein, which translates into the protein MEEVIRLGKFSNIEFRRNDVYMILASSAAAGVSLGLYIITNSMDMIVISITFILAMVGLVLRPIIERDSKRANINANIPFFVTALSTLSTSGSNRIEVLNILSRKEKIGIIKDELKKIVNLVTNWRRGLSEAANVIARKTPSDLFADFLDRFGQALESGQDFTEFVNLETDAVMSNFESAYLSSLATFDLYKDLYVSLLLAFAFLIAFILIMPVLVPVNILLLLGFSLITIALGEFMLVYAIKMVLPNDPIWHGTGIKTKEELVQRKRIIIAGVFSVAVAAVLYFTRLVDMIPFYFSATLVVTPLAWPSIVGSRLEKTIGKKDDMFGSFMRSLSGSASARGNMIIDAMKSMIVHDFGILTRDVKNLYKRLVYRIDNLVAWRNFSADTGSHLIELFTESFVESVELGADASASGNIVSENVDKITRLRRRRRLAVNTFTGIVFGLTGGLAFSLAISFGILEIIDKVFKQFQISSLSAYGIFFSPPTATIISIEVFLFAILFLHAFISGMAMKIADGGKKSHGIHYVVIMMWIISVIVWGTLQLTSLLLGSSF
- a CDS encoding type II/IV secretion system ATPase subunit gives rise to the protein MADEVTSDTIQDALNRNPHLAEYLVNYRRSTGRVPEFIPVPDNKLRSRTTIDIIYPVGDPIFIHVLKEKNSIIYKPIEPTLTDEEHDVMEKTMSIILEHAADYPAPESQDILEANIDKIYSKIVSIGSSNKEKGGSVTVVKGLYEKLLYNIKREVIGLGPIEPLIRDSNIEDISGIGADGVYIVHKIFGNITTTVTFGDNNRLMLFAKRISERVGRPVSDKVPIVDATLPDGSRLSVIYSMDVSARGPSFTIRKFSDIPISIIQLVQYNTLSAEEAAYVWLALEYGQSVFVCGETASGKTTVVNAIIPFIRPELKVFSAEDTPEIRAPQEAWQQLVTRERGAADSRVTLFDLLRTALRSRPNYIIVGEIRGAEGSMAFQAMQTGHPVISTFHAASVRKMIQRFTGDPINIPVTFMDNLNIAMIQQAVYVNGRFLRRTTSINEIEGYYEELGGVSTKQVFQWDPTTDTHTFRGMNNSYILEKRIAVTSGLEDPKLIYDELNKRARIIDYMAKNNINAYFQVFDLVKKFYQTGDVGLPVYG